The genomic interval TATCGTACGTAGCGTCAAGAATACGTATAACATCAACTTTGGAACGTCGCAACGCTTTTTGAAACGTACGTTGTTGTAAAAATAAACGTTTCTCtttgtattttactttttcTCAATCATTAGGCAGCAGTAGccacacacacgacagataaaTGAGTTCTTGAACCGCATAcataatatcatttaaaaatgtAGGATTAGTTCACTGGAATAATACCCGAGACAATCGCCAGACGACTCAGTTCCAAAGGTGCTTAGTTCTTCAATAATTAAATTGGCATCAACATGTATGTTCGTTGTACCTACAGGGAAACCATCGATGCTTGTGCTGTCACTGTTGATCGTGAGTGTGGTAGTTAGGATTTTTCTTTTGGGAATCCTAACAATGTAACAGACGTATTGCATAATTGACGGGCACCTAGACCGCACGATATCGGTATGCACCCCTCCAAGTTGATAAACAAAGACTAACATATAACATAGTTTCTTGGTCGATAGATCCCTTTTGAACCAAACACAAATCCATGTTCTAAATTCAGATTGTTATCTTCAAATGAATGGTTGGTGTTTTAGTCACTTAACGACCAACTACAAGGGGTTAAAATCCCGAGTTTTCTATGTGTCTCTTCGCATCACGGTGGCATTTCATACGGTGTGTTGTTGTATGATATCTGTTCCAAGATACATGGTTATATTCTGATCTTGTACCGGAAGTTGTataaagcttaataattatatAGAGCCCGGAATCGTAAAGTATTTTACTGAATGGTTCCGTAATCTGCATCCAGATCTTCCCCTCCCCACAATATAAGTGGGCGAAAATGTTCAACCGAGTCAATTCAACTCTCAATTCAGTTAAATATATCAGTGTTATCAGAAGAGCATTCATGTTCATGTTTCACCTTGAAAGTTAGCCGAATCTGTATGTCTCAGCCAATGGACTGTGCACTTTGTGTTGCatgtttctttttaattaaCCTATTAGAAGCACATAGATATTTTAAATTTCCGTCTTAAATCCTAAACGATGTCCctatctttttcattttttacaaTTGAAATTTCCTTTACGTGTCACAGTCGACTGTCCCtataaatgtcatatacatacTGTCTGCTAACGGTATATCCTTTGAAAAGCTCGCTCGGTAGTGAAACGATGGATCGTATATGTAAATGATGAACTTATGGAGAATGTTAGTGTTGGTGTAACATTTAGGCTTacaagacaaacttagtgtatgCCCCAGCTTACTGCATGATACACGTCAGCACACGATACATTTTCGCTTACACGAAATATGGTACACTGCATCTTTTGGAAAACCATCATAATTATTTAGTGAGCCTTTTCAGTATAACGCATGGCGTCGAAAGGTTCACCGAATGTAGAAAGATGCTCTGAAAAGGATTAACTTTTTGAAAGTCATAATTTTTTTGATGAAAAGCTTATCTATGTCGTCTTACAGCTGCTTCATGTATGCTTACATCAGCCACATATCAGCAACTCATGACATTAACATTGACATTAACATTGACATACCTGGTGTTTccgtttggcgttccatatctCAACTCCTGCTGAGTGAATGGTACAGTCAAGCATGACGCGCGCTGGTTGGATCTCCCAATACCACCTGTATCGTTGCGTCACCACAAGAATAATGCAATCCACTCGTCTTAAAGCAGCTTATCGcgtttgtctgtttattgtatTATTTCTCGGACAAAAATAAATGGTTcaaagcaagggcgtaggaaccgggggggctggggggcgccagccccccccccccaatgaaaaacgtggaggggcggaagtatcattccgcccccccccccccccgcttcgcaagtcagaaaacccctttttcatttccaaatgagaataaaaaactcatttggagcaccaaattgcatctaaggccaggtgaaaatacaaaattaagtttacgaaatggagtgggtgttgaagtgtgctatattgcaccaaatcgcatctgaggccacctggaaatgcaaaaatggacaccccctccccttagacccctcccccaggtcggccatcagtcttcagcccccccactcaaaagtaccttcctacgccactggttcaAAGGCTAAAATAAAAGGCACCTTTGTTTCCCTCTTTTTTCCATCTGTTATTACTGATATTAATGCAACAAGACAACATTTACTAAATAGGTCAGCCGTGGATGTAGTTGAACAGCAGGAGATTTTACGGTTCAAATACAGCCTAGTGCTTTAATGTCTttttatttaattgatattatttaatttaattgaaatgtCCTTGGGAATGAAGAACGAGAGATTCTAAACTCAGCGTGCTTGGTTTCATGAATACTGTAGATTGTTTGTTTCAAGAGAGGACACTGTCATATGCTATAACAGGTTTATCGGTAATAAATTTATGACGCATGCTCAAAATGAGAGGAACCTGTTGTAGATAAGAATGTTgtctatgtaaatatatactatTGGGCAAATATATACTTTAACGGCCTATCCATATATACCGGTATTTAATTATAAGCGTCTctcacacacatatacactTGAACACAGATTTACTGATGATACATTGCATTAGAATGCTTTAGCCGGTTTACAAAAGTTGCTTAAAACCACTGTTCAAAAGATGAATGAGACCATAAAATACATCAATCAATCGTTATCCCGCCAACAattatcatatgatgtaatcggATCCCATGATGCTTTGCGCATAATAATAGGTTCAGTGTAGAAGTTGTAATCGTCTGCGCCCTTCCCCTTATTTGGCGGGAAGAAGTAGTTCACATGGTTCATACAAACATCCAATATAAGTTCAGTTATGCGAGGTCGAGATGTCATGAAACGACGAAGATGATTAGTTTGCAAAAGAAGAGTAAATGCCTTTGCTCTTCGGACGAAAGGTGCTAAGTATGAACCTTACGGAGAGACAAACATAGAGATTAGAATACTGAGATGACAATGTGTGTTTGAAGATGGCCAATTGTATTGAGCAGTTGCATAGAATGCATATTGAGCAAATGTTATATTGAGCAAATATATTTGAAAGCGCCATAAACGTTTAGCTTAGAACAGCATTCATGTTAATTTgaaggtttctttctttctttttgctcaaaacagaaatcaaattcctccaattcacaaaatattgattttgttaAACGTTATTGTCAAATAGATGTACTAGTCCCTCTTCACGTTAGTAACACATTCATATTTTAGGAATGGACCAAAATAACGGCGGGTTTCTGTGGGGAATAATGCCTCTATAAAATTTGTAACTAACTTTTCTGTATGAATATAGATTCAGTCATCGATATTTTTCTGTTACGAAAATGGGTTCGAGCAGCACTCTGCTTTCCCCGTAGACAAGTATTGGGCCCCCTAAGTAAGAAGTGTATCGATACGCCATTGGGTTAGGAAGATAATTACTGATGTCAAACAGAAGATAAGGGGAAAACTTgcttctctctttttcttcttttcgagAGATATGACCGTGCCCTAcatgccacaggatgaagatgCTTTCTGTGTGAAGGTTTTACGGTCTAACTTCAACTGTTTCGTTCGAAGTAAGGAGTTGTTAACAACTACACGTTTGAAGTAATCCTGAAGAAATTCAACTCAATGAAATATAGCCACGATGGATAAAAAAAAGCCAGGCTCCTCAGATCACCAGGGAAGGTTagatatataaaacaaagttaTTCAGCAAGACAACCTTTATGTAGTATAGGTTATCCGGGACGTATTAAAATTTGGTGCGCAAATCGTCCCCGCTCCCTGGAATACGCATTCTTGACGCTGACGCCAGTGCTCTAGTGAAGATCTATTTAGGCTCATAGCTTAGTTGGGGTAAGCCGGTTCAGGATAGCTTTGCCCATATAGTTGTTGTATACATAGAGTAAAATGGAAAGTGATATCAATAACTTGTAAGCCAAGTGGTGGGTAGGAGGGGTAGGAGTGGTAACGGAGTCTATAGCACCCTCCTACAATCGAGTGAAGCCGAAAAAGCCAAATCTGAAATCAAAAGTATCAAACGAAATAACTATTATGTGATAGTGAATTCCACTAAATAAACTAAGCGCGGTAAACTTGTGAAACATTCTTGTCGATCCCTGACGAAAACTATACTCATTTAGATCCGTCCTTTTTAACAGTCCACTGTGGCAGTGGAGTGTTGAAGGTATAAACTAACGATGTAATACGAATATTCTAGTCCCCCCTCCACCTCTCATACACATTTACCCCCTTCCTGCCCCCTTCTGTCTCTCACCCTCCATTTCGCGTGGTATATAAGTCGTTTCTTAACTcgttttacttttcatttactAGCAACTCTACATTTATGAAGTCTGCAGCGATTACGTCAGTATAATTATAACGCCCAGGTTCCATTTTAATACTCTTtgatatataacaaaataattcaTAGCAAAATAAGAACATCAACAAAATGGCGCATGCTTGCCACAAGTCGTATTTTGACACTGTTTTAGAAATGAAAACGCAATTAGAACTGATGTGCCTTGCAGTGCATAGGAATGCTGAAAGTCGGCACACGAGTTATTAATCACTGGtctgaaatgaaatgattcagtggcgtaggaaggtacttttgagtgggggctgaagactgatggccggcctgggggaggggtctaaaatttggaattttttgcatttccaggtggcctcagatgcagtttggtgcaatatagcacactttcaacacccactccattttgtaaataattttgcattttcacctggccttagatgcaatttggtgctccaaatgagattttttttctgatttggaaatgaaaaaagggttttctgacttgcggagcgggggcggaatgatacttccgcccccatatttgtCACTGGGGgactggcgccccccccccccagcacccccggttcctacgcccttgaaatGATTAGAATTCCAACGAAGTCTTCAATCGACAGCAGCCTCTCATACAGAGAACAGAACCTGTCTGACAGACTAGCAGTTTTTACCGCGAGCTGACGTTTTCAACAAATATGATAACTATCAACTTGCTTCGAGTAGGTCTCATGCTTTAGTATTTCGCCCTCCTTTTACAGCTTATCGAGGGAACTGTACTCTTAAGTTAGAATATAGACAACCTATTGATCTTTTCAATTGATAAAGAAAACTTAGCGACTTGACATCTTCATGAGCTAAGGttcaattattttcaatttaaaattcaGACTGCAACTGtagcaaagaaaaacaaaaacacattaaacattaaatgtTACATAATATCCCACGTATTGCACATTGCAAAATATGTCGGTCAATGATGGATAAAGAAACTGCTTTAGCATCTGAATGGCCAGACTCCATGCACGACACCCAAAAAAATGGTAACAATCGTACTTTTGTCTTGTCAAAGTACAAAAAATGTTGACGAAGCAGTTTAAATCAAAAGTTAAAGATGGAATAGTTTACGaactttaatttaataatatcgGTGAAATCTTTATGATGTCATAactgaatatattttatttttagtacTATGCAATACATCTTAAAGCATGTTATATGGGCTCAAGAAAGCCTTTTTGCTTTCATATAAAAGGTCTACAACATATTACATTTAATTTTGTGTCTAAAGTCACCCACTCAAATAATTCGctatatcagaaataaatattacacCAATTGAAACATCTAATGAATTTGATCCCGAAGAATTTCAATCACTGCCTCTCCAACATGACATTGTATAAACAATTTACAAAAACCATACTACGTTGTCAAACATGCATAACTAATGTCAAGAGAGCTGGCTCTGATGTGGTATCTGAAATATGAAGCGAAGGAGTCAAAGCTGCATACCTTTTGAAATTTTCAGTCCGCTACATTtgttatatacataaataaacatTTGTTTGTGGTTTATAACATAGGGATAACCTCTGCTCCTAAGAAGCATTAGGTAAGGGACAGATGCTATAAATGAATTTATCTATCAACTTCAAACCTCAAATTAATTAGCTTTGTTTTGATTGGCGTGAGTGATATGAGTTCAGTGATGACAGAAGTATTAAACTATATATTATGAAGTCATTGCGTTTTCTGTGCACGTTGATGCCGTTTTTGTAATATATCCAAACATCGTTCGTTATAGATTATACTTTTTTAGCacatataaatattgtatttaagGACACAAAGAAGTATTAAGAAGTAGATTAATGGATATAGTAACCTTACATGATTCACATTCTTCGATTTTACCTTCCCTCTGCAATCACTTGTGTGGAATGGGTGAATTGCTTCAAACAATTTGGATCAAACGGCTGGTGCATTCGATTGATATGCATTCGTTCAGTTGTCTCCGAACATTCCTACCAACCATTATTAATAATCCCTCTCCtatattacattaaatgttagaaaatatatttttcttcagaCCAACCTTACTGACAAACTGAATTTACTGTTGGGCCTACTTAATGTTCCTCTACCTGCTTGCACTCAgaattattttctgttttcctCTATCAACGTAAATCCAAAAGCACGAAACAAGTAATGATAGATACTTTTTTTCAAAGCTAGATATCGTTAAAATAACTCACGATTTAGAAATGCAATGCATACAGTAATTTAGGGAAAAAAAGCATAAattgtacattttatttttgataaaaacacaGTATGCTATAATTAACACCACTTAACGCAACGTTTCAATAGACAATACACCAATAAAACTTATACGCTTACACATTGACGTAGAGAGTGGTTCGAATCTCTAAAAGTGTAAAGAAATCCAGccgattatttttctttcaataattaaattttTAGACATTAACAAAGCTTCGTTAAATATTTCTGTACCTATTTTTGCCGTTTGGGTGATCTAACTTATTACAGTTTCGATataagttttcttttaaattagaTCTCGTTGAGCACCGTGACTAATATAATCTAAATGCCAACAACTGAAACCTGTTATTTTAAGTACCTCACGCAAACAAACACACCACTGAACCTTTTCAACACGGAATATCGCtgtttactccctctttttttAACTCCTTAAACAATTGCAAGAACACGCAATCATCACAGAATAAGGGACATTGAGCCATTCACAAACCTTCCTAGTCTTGGGCTTCTTTTTGGTTTTAGATTTCTTGctgccttttttctttttcttgcttACCGTCTGTGCTTGGCAATGCCATCTTAGCAGAGTAACCATAGTATAATCGCTCGGAAAACATCCCATTCCACTCGGCCAACTGCAATCCTTTTTAACGCAATGTCCATGTTTCACGTACCTCGGCCAAAATAGAGGGCCGATATCCACCCACTCGTGTGCCACCGGACAGGTTACCCGATCCGTCAGCCAATTGGACATCGTCGTTATTGCATCCGGGAATTCCGAGCCGTAATCGATGGTCAGGTTTGCGATTTGGTCTTCAATCCATTGACTCATTTGACTCGGGAGTACAGTTTGCGCCTCAGATTCCTCACTGCTCGGTTGAGATATCGATGACCACCTCTCGTCAAATTCATCGCCAAGTTGTAGACGGAGTGCGGTTTCGTTAAGATCTTTCCGTTTCGGTAACTCGTTACGATCCAGGGTACCTTCGATGATAGGAAGACTAGGTGGAACATCCGATGATGCCTTTAAAACTGGACGGAGAGGAGGTTGAGGTCGAGGGGCACCGATGCCCTCAAAGTATATGAGACAAAATATCACAATCG from Apostichopus japonicus isolate 1M-3 chromosome 19, ASM3797524v1, whole genome shotgun sequence carries:
- the LOC139959747 gene encoding noggin-3-like, encoding MAFRKYRPPLSIVIFCLIYFEGIGAPRPQPPLRPVLKASSDVPPSLPIIEGTLDRNELPKRKDLNETALRLQLGDEFDERWSSISQPSSEESEAQTVLPSQMSQWIEDQIANLTIDYGSEFPDAITTMSNWLTDRVTCPVAHEWVDIGPLFWPRWYWEIQPARVMLDCTIHSAGVEIWNAKRKHQGTAEKEKESGHITVFVAKLWIHSHNKATKWPTCGRLLYERPKFRLDWPN